In Paludibacter propionicigenes WB4, the genomic window AGGCTGTGATTCAAACGGCTCCTAAGTTTGTCAATGGAACTTTTCCGCATACAAAACTGGCTATTATTCACAGACAGTACTTTACGTTGGCCAAAGATTTATTGTTTGCATACAGGCTTGATTATCAAATGTCATTAGGTAATAACCATGTTCCATATTATGCTCAGCCTTTGCTTATTACCAGTTACTTAACTGCTGCAACCAATCAGGGTCTGGGTGGCAAAACATCTATTCGTGGAATCTTGCGTAATCGTGTAATCGGAGACAATGTCGGATTTGGTAATTTTGAATTGCGATATAAATTCTTGCACTTCGAATTTATGAAGCAAAGTTTCTACCTTGGTACTAATCTATTTTTTGATACAGGTCTCATTCTTAAACCGGTTGATATGAACCTGACAAATCTTTCTCTTGCAGATAGAAATACTTACTTTAAAGATTATGCATCAGGACAATTTCACTCGGCTGCCGGGCTGGGATTAAAGATCGGTTGGAATGAAAACTTTGTGATATCTGCCGATTTCGGTAAAGCCTTCGACAAACAGGATGGAGAAAAAGGATTCTATCTCGGACTTAATTATTTATTTTAAATACGCGAAATTCATTCTATGCCAGAACTCTATATATGGTGGATTGTAGCTTTTTCAGCGTTAATTACTCTTTTTTACGCTCTTCTAATCATCGTTTTTAGCATCGGTTGGAGGATGTTGGAGAAGCCGGACTTGTTGGAGAATAAAACCTCGGATATTTTTATTTCTGTGATTGTGCCTTGTAGAAATGAAGAGGACAATATCAAGAGATTAATTTCCAGCCTGATAAATCAAACGTATCTGCATTTCGAACTGATACTGGTGAATGATCACTCGCTAGATGCTACACGCGATGCTGTTTTAGAAGCTCAGGTGGATTTTTCAACTATCAGACTAATCGATGCCAGAGGTTTTGGGAAAAAGAATGCTCTTCGCGAAGGTATCATGGAGTCAAAGGGAGATTTCATTGTTACAACAGATGCTGATTGCGTTCACCCGGAGCGCTGGCTTGAGGCTATAGCTGCTTTTCAAAGCCGTCATAAATGTGATTTGTTGATTCTTCCGGTAAGACTTGTAGGCAATGATTCTGTTTTCTTTGATATTCAGCAACTGGAGTTTGTAAGTTTAGTAGCATCAGGAGCTGGTGCAACAGGAGCCAGGATGCCGATTTTATGCAACGGAGCCAATCTTGCTTTTTCAAAAGATGTATGGATGCGCCACAAGGACGATTTACACGAAGAAGAACAATCGGGTGATGATATTTTTCTGTTGGAAAAAGTAAAACAGCAGAAGGGAATAATTAAGTTTTTGAAATCGGAACATGCATTTGCCTTTGCCGGGGCAGCTGATACATTAGGCGATTTATTCAGACAACGAAGGAGATGGACTTCTAAAGCGCCTGCTTATAGCGATTGGCAACTAATTTTTACTGCTTGCGTGATTTTTTCTATCAGTCTGGTTGAATTGGTGCTGTTTGTACTATCGGCCTTTGATTACAAGTATTTGATGTTGCTTATAAGTATTTTTGTTGTCAAATACGTGGTCGATTCACAATTTTTATATTCAGTGAGTGCTTTTTTTCAGCTAAAACGTGTTTGGCTCAATGCGTTTCTGCTATCAATAGTGTATCCCTTTTACATTGTAGCTGTGGCTGTATCATCGTTGTTGCTAAAGTCAAAACAATGGAAATAGTGCTTGAAAATAAACCAAATCAGTGAAGAATATAGAGGATATCGCCGGATAATGAAATTTTATATCTCTTGAGTGCTTCTTTGGCTGGACCTGCCGACGGATTGCCAATGCCATAACCTATGTCAAAAACCGACCCGCACTTCTCACATACAGCTTGACCAATATCATTGGGATAGACTCTGACTGTTGATTTTATCTCGTAAGGACAAGCCATGTCAAAAGCATAGTACGTTCCGTCAAATCCGGAATAGACCAAAATGCCCCCGAAACCAACTCTGTCAGTAACAGAAACTCCTTTTATGAAAGTAAGGCTCTTGTTGTACGAATTTCTGAATGTTGGATAAGTTGAAGTCAAATTTAATTGCAAGCTAACCGGAAAGTCGGGTATAGACGACTGAACATGATCACTACAACTTCCGAAGGAAAGTGTAACGCACAACAAGAAGAGTTGGAATTTCGAGATTAATTTCATTCTGGAAGCGTTTTTCATGTGAAAAGGACGAAACATATTTCGCCCTTTATGATTTTCAACCGAGTTCGCCTATTCTCCATAATTCATCGTCGGTAAATGAAGTATTTCTGAGCGAATCTATATTGTCTTGCAGTTGTTTTACCGAGCTGGTACCTACAATGACAGATGTTATTTCCGGTTTGTGGAAACACCATGCTAGCGCCATTTGAGCCAGCGATTGCCCGCGCGAAGCAGCAATTTCATTCAGCTGTTTTATCTTTTCTATAACCTCAGGTGTCAACTGTTGCTTTTGTAAGAATCCATAACTGTGTGCTGCCCGTGAATTCTCCGGAATGCCCTGAAGGTATTTATCACTTAGCATGCCTTGGGATAAGGGTGAAAATGCAATAACACCAACACCATTTTCTTGAGCTAAAGGCAACACATTATCTTCAATATGTCGGGTAAAAATATTGTATTTATCCTGATTAATAAGACAAGGCGTACCGTTCTCACGCAAAATTCTATAAGCTTCACGAGCTTTATCGGTTGGATATTTTGATATACCCACGTAAAGTGCTTTGCCTTGCTTCACCACGTCGGACAAGGCTCCCATGGTTTCTTCCAAGGGAGTATTCGGGTCGTATCTGTGCGAATAGAATATATCCACGTAGTCAAGTTGTAGCCTTTGCAAGCTTTGATTTAGGCTGGCAATCAAATACTTTCTTGAACCCCAGTCACCATACGGTCCCGGCCACATCTCGTGTCCGGCCTTGGTGCTGATAATCATCTCATCCCTGTAGGCGGATAACTGATCTTTCAGAATTCTACCGAAATTCCTCTCAGCGCTACCATAAGGAGTGCCATAGTTATTTGCTAAATCGAAATGAGTGATGCCGTGATCGAATGCAAACTGAATCATTTTTTGAGCTTCAGCAGCATCATCCACGTCACCAAAGTTGTGCCACAACCCGAGTGAAATCCGCGGCAACTTCAGTCCGCTTTTCCCGCAATATTCGTAGCCTACTGAATTTAAGTAGCGATCTACAGCCGGTTCATAATTATTTTTGGACATCGAGTCGCTGATTTTAGAACTTTACTGAAGGAGCTTTCTCGCTTCCTTTTTCTGCTTCGAAGTATGGTTTCTTTTCAAAGCCAAACATATTCGCAAATATCACAGCTGGGAATCGTTGGATGATAGTTGTATAGTTTTGAGCAATTTCATTGTATCTGCTTCTTTCCACCGAAATGCGGTTTTCAGTTCCTTCCAGCTGTGCTTGCAGCTCGAGGAAATTCTGATTAGCTTTTAATTCAGGATAGCTTTCTTTTATCATGATTAGTTTACCCAATGCAGAAGTTAATTCTCCCTGAGCAGCCTGATATTGTTGTAATTTCTCCGGGGTTAATGTTTTGGCATCAACGGTTACCTGAGTTGCTTTAGCTCGAGCGGCTATAACTCCTTCCAATGTAGAACTTTCGTGAGTAGCATATCCTTTTACAGTTGCCACCAGGTTTGGAATTAAATCAGACCGGCGTTGGTATTGACTTTCAACGTTTGCCCATTGGCTATTGACTTTTTCTCTTTCGGTAACTAGTTTATTGTAAGTAGAAATGCCACTGAAAATAGCGAGTATTAAAACTGCAGCTATTGCTATTAAAATGATTGAACTTTTTTTCATTGTTGTAAATTTTTATTTGTTTGATTTGAATGGAAACAAAAAAAGAAATTATATAAGATTTTTAGATTGAATTTCGAATACTACCAACCGCTTGTGGCTCCACCACCACCTGACATACCTCCGCCAAAACTTCCTCCGCCACCACCTCCGAAGTCTCCTCCACCAAAACCTCCGCGTCCACTAAAGAGACCACCTGCAATGGCACCTCCTACTATGGCTCCATCGGTACGGCTTAACCTTGGAATGTTATGATTATCATTTTCTTCGTAACCGCAAAACTTACAACGGTAAGTGGTTCTTTCTGTTCCGCTGCTAATATAAGTTGGAGCTACAATTGTTCGTTTATCGGACAAAATAAAAGCTTTTGTACCACATTTAGGGCATTCTGAATAAGCACTGGGTTTATCCAGCGAGAAAATAGCTTCATTGGCACATTTATCACAGACAAAAACATCGTAATCGATAGCATGTAGTTTCTCTTCAAATTGCTGTGCCAGTTTAAGGTGTGCATCTTCTTGCTTTTCAGATAGAATATGCATTTGTCCATCACATACGTTACACGGAATTGGCGCTCTGCGAATCTTAATCATCATTAATCGTCCGTAGATATTTGCCGGAATGGTTGTTAATGGTATGGGGATAAGTAACAGAATCAATATCGGATGCGTTGAAAGCAACAAGATGCCGATAAATCCAACAACAGGTACGATGATGGAAATCATACTAATGATACCTGATTTTTGCGTTTTTATAGCCTTGTATCGGGCAATATTGCTGGGGAGTTTTGGATTGTTTCTTACTTTAGCAATGGCATTTCCGATTAATATCCAAGTCAGTAGTGCTATGACTAAATATACTCCGATTGCTATCGGTAATATCTCGTTCCATGCTATCGGTTCTTCTTTAGGTGCTTCGGGTATCGGCTCTTTGCGGATGATACTCCCAATACGTTCTACGCCGGCCAATATTCCAGCATCATAATTGCCTTTTTTAAATTCGGGAGTTATCGATTGGGCTTGTATACGCAGACAAATAGCATCAGGCAGAATACCTTCCAGACCGTAGCCAGTCTCAAAGGTGATTTTTCGTTGATCCATAACAAATAAAACAAGCAAACCATTATCGCGTTTTGTCTGACCTACTCCCCAAGCCTTAAACAGGTCTGTGGCGAAGGGTTTTATTTCATTGCTACCTATAGAATTTACAGCTACAATCGTAACCTCGGCTCCAGTTTCGGATTGTAGTGCGTCCAAATAGGCATTAACCTGTTGAACTGTTTCGCTTTTTAATATTCCATCTGGATTACTTACAAAGGCGTGCTTGTCGGTAACTTTAGGATTGGGAATGCTCTGGACGGTATAATCTGTTGCAAAAGATAATCCGGAAAGAGTACACAGAAAGATAACAAGTAGCTTTTTCATAAGATTTTAAATTGAACTATTTCTCTAAAGAGAAATGTTTATTAGTATGAATCTACCAAAGTAATGTCAAAAATTAAAACTGAATTGGGCGGAATGCTTGGGTTACTGGAGTTTGTTCCATAACCAAGTGCACTAGGTATATATAATTTTATACGACCTCCGTTGTGTATTTTCGGTAAACCTTCCTGCCAACCCGGCACAGTGCTAGCCAATCTAATAGTTGCAGTACTATCTCCACCACCTACTTTTTCGAAAACAGATCCATTAATTATCGATCCTTTGTACTGAACTACCACATAATCACTTATATTGGGGTGACGATTTCCCTCCCAACCTTTGTTGATGATTTGGTAACTCAATCCGCTACTGGTGGTGTAAAAGTTGGAATCTTTCTTGTGAGCTTCAACAAATTTTGTTAGCCATTGGTCGTTTGATATTTTCCAATCGACCCATTCGTCATTTTTACAAGCCGATAAGATGACTAGAAGCATAAAAGTAAGTAAGAAGCCGATAGAAATACGTTTCATATTTTTTGTAGATTTGTGATATTTTTATATTGCTTATTAAAGGCGAATCATTCGAATGCTTGCTTTATTTCTCGAACTTAAATGAGAAGCTTCCAACACGATTTCCGTCTATGAAGAATTCAGCTCTATACATGCCTTTAGGTAGTATCTCTCCTATTTTCCAAAATATAACATCATTCTTTGCATCGCCTGTAAATTCAAAATTCTTTGTAGCCGAATATGCTATTTCTTTATTTTCAAAACTAAAGACATTGTTCGGGCTCTTAGTCAGAACGTCGCCATCAGGGCGCGTAATTCTTAAGTATATTGTTTTGTCACCCGGCTGAGCCGTAACATTTTTGGATACAGTGTAGCTGAATTGCAAATTGGCCGTTTGCGTGAACCAACCGGTTTTTTTCCCTTTACTGTTAAGCGGTGTCATACTGAAATTGGTAACTTCCATGATAGAAGCTCTGCTTACAACCTGATTGAGTGATTCTTTATCTTTGGATAACTGTTGAACAGTTTCCGTTGCAGCCTGATATTTTTTATGAACTTCTACATTTTCATTGCGGAGCATTTTGTTCGCGCTGTTCAGCGAATCAATCTGATTTACATATTGAATCATTACCATGCGCACTGTGGCCAGTTCCTGTTTCAACTGAGCAATACGACGCGCATTAGTAGACTTGGTGACGCGTAATTCATCCAATAACTGTTGAACTTTTGTTTTTTGATTATCCAGTAATTTTACCAGAGAGTCGTTTTTGATATTTGATGTGTAGCCTGAAAATTCCTGATTGAGGTTAGAGTACTCTTTCTCAACCTGTTGTTTTTCAAAGTTCATTTGTTCAACAATCTCTGCCATTTCGGCATCTTTCTGATTGGCCTTACGAACGAAATAGATTACGGCAATCCCTAAGATTGCAACTATTACCGCCGCAATCGTGATAATTGTAAAATTTTTCTTTTTAATTGAATCCATAATTTTTGATTGTAATGTCTAAAGCAATGGTACAACTTTTTCCAGTTTGATGCCCCGCGAACCTTTTATCAACACATATTTGTTGCAAATAGGTTTATTTTTGATATAGTTTATTAATTCAGTAACTTCGTCGAAGCACGTATAAGGGTTATTTGTACTCCGAAAATTATTTCCTACCAACAAAACGTCTGCCAGCTTATTTTGTTTCAATAAATCAATAATGCCCTGATGTTCTGCACTACTTTGTTCGCCAAGTTCCAGCATGTCTCCTAATATGAGCGTTTTGCCTTCAACATTCATTTGTGCAAAGTTTAAAATTGCAGCTTTCATGCTGGTAGGGT contains:
- a CDS encoding glycosyltransferase; its protein translation is MPELYIWWIVAFSALITLFYALLIIVFSIGWRMLEKPDLLENKTSDIFISVIVPCRNEEDNIKRLISSLINQTYLHFELILVNDHSLDATRDAVLEAQVDFSTIRLIDARGFGKKNALREGIMESKGDFIVTTDADCVHPERWLEAIAAFQSRHKCDLLILPVRLVGNDSVFFDIQQLEFVSLVASGAGATGARMPILCNGANLAFSKDVWMRHKDDLHEEEQSGDDIFLLEKVKQQKGIIKFLKSEHAFAFAGAADTLGDLFRQRRRWTSKAPAYSDWQLIFTACVIFSISLVELVLFVLSAFDYKYLMLLISIFVVKYVVDSQFLYSVSAFFQLKRVWLNAFLLSIVYPFYIVAVAVSSLLLKSKQWK
- a CDS encoding FKBP-type peptidyl-prolyl cis-trans isomerase — its product is MKRISIGFLLTFMLLVILSACKNDEWVDWKISNDQWLTKFVEAHKKDSNFYTTSSGLSYQIINKGWEGNRHPNISDYVVVQYKGSIINGSVFEKVGGGDSTATIRLASTVPGWQEGLPKIHNGGRIKLYIPSALGYGTNSSNPSIPPNSVLIFDITLVDSY
- a CDS encoding LemA family protein produces the protein MKKSSIILIAIAAVLILAIFSGISTYNKLVTEREKVNSQWANVESQYQRRSDLIPNLVATVKGYATHESSTLEGVIAARAKATQVTVDAKTLTPEKLQQYQAAQGELTSALGKLIMIKESYPELKANQNFLELQAQLEGTENRISVERSRYNEIAQNYTTIIQRFPAVIFANMFGFEKKPYFEAEKGSEKAPSVKF
- a CDS encoding aldo/keto reductase gives rise to the protein MSKNNYEPAVDRYLNSVGYEYCGKSGLKLPRISLGLWHNFGDVDDAAEAQKMIQFAFDHGITHFDLANNYGTPYGSAERNFGRILKDQLSAYRDEMIISTKAGHEMWPGPYGDWGSRKYLIASLNQSLQRLQLDYVDIFYSHRYDPNTPLEETMGALSDVVKQGKALYVGISKYPTDKAREAYRILRENGTPCLINQDKYNIFTRHIEDNVLPLAQENGVGVIAFSPLSQGMLSDKYLQGIPENSRAAHSYGFLQKQQLTPEVIEKIKQLNEIAASRGQSLAQMALAWCFHKPEITSVIVGTSSVKQLQDNIDSLRNTSFTDDELWRIGELG
- a CDS encoding TPM domain-containing protein, translated to MKKLLVIFLCTLSGLSFATDYTVQSIPNPKVTDKHAFVSNPDGILKSETVQQVNAYLDALQSETGAEVTIVAVNSIGSNEIKPFATDLFKAWGVGQTKRDNGLLVLFVMDQRKITFETGYGLEGILPDAICLRIQAQSITPEFKKGNYDAGILAGVERIGSIIRKEPIPEAPKEEPIAWNEILPIAIGVYLVIALLTWILIGNAIAKVRNNPKLPSNIARYKAIKTQKSGIISMISIIVPVVGFIGILLLSTHPILILLLIPIPLTTIPANIYGRLMMIKIRRAPIPCNVCDGQMHILSEKQEDAHLKLAQQFEEKLHAIDYDVFVCDKCANEAIFSLDKPSAYSECPKCGTKAFILSDKRTIVAPTYISSGTERTTYRCKFCGYEENDNHNIPRLSRTDGAIVGGAIAGGLFSGRGGFGGGDFGGGGGGSFGGGMSGGGGATSGW